The following is a genomic window from Salvelinus fontinalis isolate EN_2023a chromosome 11, ASM2944872v1, whole genome shotgun sequence.
tcttcaataaggccattctactgccaatgtttgtctatggtgaTTGTATGGCTGTATGCTCGATTTTAGACACGTCaataacgggtgtggctgaaatagccaaatccacttatttgaaggggtgtccacatacttctgtatatGAAGTGTATGTGATAGAATTAATGTGTTCAGGATTTTTTTATGTTAATTTATGAatttctaagtgtgtgtgtgttccctggcACAGTGTTTGAGATCATGCTGGTGTACCTGGAGAAGGGGAACTGGCAGGAGGCCTTCTTCACTGTCTTGCCTCTAAGGAAAGGGGCCATGCCCCTGGGCCAGAAGGGCACAGCCacagaagatgaggaggaggaggaatctgACAGAGACTCAGACACAGCAGAGACAGTCACACCGAACACAACGGGCAACAAACAGGACCAACAGTAGAACGTACAGGGAGGACAGGACACACTGCAGTCGGAAGACGCCCCTAAATGTGCAGCATAGCTGTGTCCTACTATGAATTATCGATTGCAAAATGGTTGATTtagtgattttttattttatttttatttttattttttttgcagaaTTGTAGATTTTTTGAGTCAATGTTTTGTTGATATCACATTTATGTTTTCAGCTTTATTTAATGGAAGATATTTTACTTGGAGTGCTTATATTAAGTGAACAAGTTCTACACATCTGCAGTTCTATGTTCTACCTTATAACCTGTTGTTCTTGCTCTGCAGCAAGCCTTGTATTGTGTTTTATTAAAAAGTTAAATCATTTTTACTTACACAGCAGACTGGCATTACTGGAATAAAAATAGTCTCCATATGTAAAAATGACTATTCTTACAcaggtcagtccctggatgggagaccagatgctgctggaagtggtgttgaagggtctaaaaatatcccaatgtaaaaatgaaaagggttaatataaaacatttgataATTCTACAGGATAGTCACTGCTCTAGTAGTATACAGTAGTGCCCTCTTGTGGCTGAGGAAAGATAATACATCTAAAATAATTTGGTTGAAACCGGAACTCTCAGACGCCATGGAAACACATGACGCTGACCTGTGCTGCTAAATTGACAGCTAGCTAGCATCAATAGAATAGCTAGCTACTGGTGAGATTAATGTCTCGGAAAGCAATGAAAGTGGTAGTTGACTTACAGTTTAGAGCGGTAAGACATTTTTGTTAATGCAACCAGCTAATTACCTGATTCCCAGGCAGTAGTTTACTTGTGAAGCGTCGTGTACAGTGGTGCATATAAATTGGCTTTCTTGAGACTAAACTCAACTGTCTCTGTTCCAACACATTCATATCTAGCTAACTTTAGTTTGTAAGTTTTCATGCAAGATATATACATAACAGTAATGACATTTGGTGACATACTTGTGGGATCCACCCACTGTGTTTGATTTTTCCAGGCTATATCATTTTGATTTGCAGTTATGTAGCCTTAAGTGTATTGAAACTACTGCCTATGCTACAAGGCCATGGCTTTTATGGCATCATCATTGGAGAATTGTTGGTTCTAGGCCCAATTTGGATCTTCCTTTTCAATTGCTACATTAAACATGgtgaacattacatttacatttaagtcatttagcagacactcttatccagagcgacttacaaattggtgcgttaaccttatgacatccagtggaacagccactttacaatagtgcatctaaatcttttaaggggggggggggggggggggtcagaaggattactttatcctatcctaggtattccttaaagaggtggggtttcaggtgtctccggaaggtggtgattgactccgctgtcctggcgtcgtggggaagtttgttccaccattggggtgccagagcagcgaacagttttgactgggctgagcgggaactgtacttcctcagtggtagggaggcgagcaggccagaggtggatggacgcagtgcccttgtttgggtgtagggcctgatcagagcctgaaggtactgaggtgccgttcccctcacagctccgtaggcaagcaccatggtcttgtagcggatgcgagcttcacctggaagccagtggagagagcggaggagcggggtgacgtgagagaacttgggaaggttgaacaccagtcgggctgcggcgttctggatgagttgtaggggtttaatggcacaggcagggagcccagccaacagcgagttgcagtaatccagacgggagatgacaagtgcctggattaggacctgcgccgcttcctgtgtgatgcagggtcgtactctgcggatgttgtagagcatgaacctacaggaacgggccaccgccttgatgttagttgagaacgacagggtgttgtccaggatcacgccaaggttcttagcgctctgggaggaggacacaatggagttgtcaaccgtgatggcgagatcatggaacgggcagtccttccccgggaggaagagcagctccgtcttgccgaggttcagcttgaggtggtgatccgtcatccacactgatatgtctgccagacatgcagagatgcgattcgccacctggttatcagaagggggaaaggagaagattaattgtgtgtcgtctgcatagcaatgataggagagaccatgtgaggttatgacagagccaagtgacttggtgtatagcgagaataggagagggcctagaacagagccctgggggacaccagtggtgagagcacgtggtgaggagacagattctcgccacgccacctggtaggagcgacctgtcaggtaggacgcaatccaagcgtgggccgcgccagagatgcccaactcggagagggtggagaggaggatctgatggttcacagtatcaaaggcagccgataggtctagaaggatgagagcagatgagagagagttagctttagcagtgcggagcgcctccgtgacacagagaagagcagtctcagttgaatgactagtcttgaaacctgactgatttggatcaagaaggtcattctgagagagatagcgggagagctggccaaggacggcacgctcaagagttttggagagaaaagaaagaagggatactggtctgtagttgttgacatcggagggatcgagtgtaggttttttcagaaggggtgcaactctcgctctcttgaagacggaagggacgtagccagcggtcaaggatgagttgatgagcgaggtgaggtaagggagaaggtctccggaaatggtctggagaagagaggaggggatagggtcaagcgggcaggttgttgggcggccggccgtcacaagacgcaagatttcatctggagagagagtggagaaagaggtcagagcacagggtagggcagtgtgagcagaaccagcggtgtcgtttgacttagcaaacgaggatcggatgtcgtcgaccttcttttcaaaatggttgacgaagtcatctgcagagagggaggagggggggggggggaggaggattcaggagggaggagaaggtggcaaagagcttcctagggttagaggcagatgcttggaatttagagtggtagaaagtggctttagcagcagagacagaagaggaaaatgtagagaggagggagtgaaaggatgccaggtccgcagggaggcgagttttcctccatttccgctcggctgcccggagccctgttctgtgagctcgcaatgagtcgtcgagccacggagcaggaggggaggaccgagccggcctggaggataggggacatagagagtcaaaggatgcagaaagggaggagaggagggtatgtATCTGCAAAGCCGGTGTCGTTCATCAAGACACCATAACCAGTTTTTATTACATTTCAGGTATCATGCCCTGGTGTGCATTTGCCAGCCAAGGATGACATCTACCTCAGTGTGTGCTTCATGAGCCAATACCGCAAGTCGGAGTGTCTCCcccctgtcttccctctcctgttTCGAGAGAAGATGAGATTTGAGAAAGTGGGTTAATGTGACGCGTCTCTTCCTGGTGATTCTAAACCAAGTATGGCCTAATCCCTCTCCTGACGAGCTATCAGGAGTGCAGGCTTTTGTTTTACCCCAGCTCTTGCACAGTATAAACTAATCAGCTTTTCATCTGGGTGCTTGATTTGTTGACTTAGagcagggctggaacaaaagccaaAATGCCCTGTAGCTCTCTTGGATGCCAGGAGGTTGGCACCATGCAGCGGTTCTATAAACTAGTAACAGATCAATTCTAAAATGAGAATGAACAAGATTTTCTAAATGAGATTTGTTCAGTTTCTGTTCCCATCCAGGTGTTCCACTATGCTGTTGACCCAGGAGATGTTGCAGAGATGCTGGAATGTATGTTATATTTTATGTACCTGTaggccagtggaggctggtgaggagagCTATAGGagaatgggctcattgtaatggctggaattgcataaatggaacggtatcaaacagaaaccacgtttgactctgttccattaattccattccagccattacgatgagcctgtcctcctatagctcctcccatcagcctccactgctgtaggCCTATTTGATTAATTTTGCTACTACAATGTTGTATGCTCATATTCAACGActgtgtgtttgcttatttttcctCCCAGATGAAACGGTCAAAGTTGAACTGGTACAGTTGATCCCCCCAGGTGTGGTAATCTTCAAAATGTTTAGAAATGACTTTGGTCCAAGTTTGTAAGCTAAGTGTTTAACTTTAACATGATACAGACACAGTCTAATACAGTGGTCCCCACCCCAGTCATCatgtacccccaacagtacacatgttTATTTAGGCCCCAGACAAAAAAACTGTTAAtttaacttgtcaactaatcatcaggccCTCAATGAGTTAATTCAGATGTTTTTTGtccggggctacaacaaaaatgtgtgcggTTCGGGGTACtagaggaccggagttgggaaccactggcctaATACACCATAAGCAAGTTGATCATATCATAATATGCCATGTAGCAGCTGCTTTTATCCAAAACAACTTGCAGTACATTGGGCGCACACATTTTAGTATACGTGACCCCTGCAAGAAATGAACCCATGATCTTTGCGGTGTGTTCTTACTAACTAACTGAGCCACAGAGGACTGCAGTGATTGACCtctgtgtgctttgctgcagtggGGGAGGCCCTGGCCTGCTTTGAGGAAGACGCCAGACACTTCCTATTTCCAGAGCCCAAATTGGTCCCATCCTTCTCTGGAGTAGACAGAGAGGTTCTGATGACACGCTCCATTAGCTTCCCTGTAAGTAGAAGAGCGCTTACAGCATCACTATGGAGAACCAGGCTGTAGTCCTGTTTCAGTGAGATGTATGAGACGGCGATGTTTCACTAGACACTGACTGATAGGTCCGATTAGGACAATACAGAGGCAGCGTGCCTGTACAGAGAGGATACAATTTACTTTGATGCATTAAGCTGCTCTTCTAACTAGTGGATTGGGCCAGTATCCATTCAAATGATCCACTCTCATCTTCCCCAGGGCATTGCTCCAAGGTTAGAGTTCTCCACCAGAACAACCATCAGTGAGTGCTCTGCGAACGCCGAGGTCAACAGCACCCATCTCAGGTCTCCAATGGTAATGCTTTCAGTTTACGTCATTAGCACTCTCCATAGACTTCCACTTAATGTTAACGTTCCTCTATTAGCCTGTTCCCAGATCTTTTTGTGCTTTCGTAACTCCTATGGTCACCATGATATGGGACCAGTCTAACCCATTGCAGGCCAATGTGCAGGACTTTTTTTCAACCACTTATTCCCATTGGACCAAGGGCCAAGATTGAGAAACACTGAGCATATGGAATAATACTTTGTTCATTCACTCGTTCGATCACAGAGGACAGTGGTGCCAAAGAAACGCACTAAAAGGTCCCGAAAGGGACACCGGAGAGGAGATTGGGACGGTGCCCGGCGGGCACCAGTTATGCCCAGATCACGCTCCCTCTCCCCGTGCAAAGCCAGCCAGATGGACGGTTGTCATGGAAACATGGGGCGGCTGGCACAGCTCAGTTTGGGTTCCAGCTGGGATATAGATGAGGAGTTTTTACCCCGTCATGTAAGTATATTTTACTTCTAGTGGTGTGAGCTGTCATGGTGACAAATGACAGTATGACATCTGCTATGTCATGACAGCGAGTCAGCAATAAGTTCATACATAGTTGTATTGATGTGTGTTCATGTTatattattttgtgtgtgtgtgtgtgtatcaaatcaaattgtattagtcacatgcgccgaatacaacagatgtagaccttacagtgaaatgcttacttacgagccgctaaccaacaatgcagttttaaaaaataggGATACGAAATAAAAgtgacaagtaattaaagagcagcagtaaaataacaatagcgagactatatacaggggagtaccggtacagagtcaatgtgcgggagcaccgtttagttgaggtaatatgtacatataggtagagttattaaagtgactatgcgtagatgataacaacagagagtggcagcggtgtaaaagagggggggcaaagtaaatagtctgggtaaccatttgattaggtgttcaggagtcttatggcttgggggtagaagctgtttagaatcctcttggacctagacttggctctccgatACCGCtttccgtgcagtagcagagagaatagtctatgaatagagtggctggggtctttgacaatttttagggcctttctctgacacctcctggtacagaggtcctggatggcaggaagcttggccccagtgatgtacttggccgtacgcactaccctctgtagtgccttgcggtaggaggctgagtagttgccataccaggcagtgatgtaaccagtcaggatgctctcgatggtgcagctgtagaaccttttgaggatctgaggacctatgccaaatcttttcagtctcctgagggggaataggttttgttgtgccctcttcactactgtcttggtgtgcttggaccatgttagtttgttggtgatgtggacaccagggaacttaaagctctcaacctgctccactacagccctgtcgatgagaatgggggcgtgctcggtcctccttttcctgtagtccacaatcatctcctttgtcttgatcacgttgagggagaggttgttgtcctggcaccacacggccaggtctctgacctccctataggctgtcttgtcgttgtcggtgatcaggcctaccactgttgtgtcatcggcaaacttaatgatggcgttggagtcgtgcctggccctgcagtcatgagtgaacagggagtgcaggaggtgactaagcacgcacccctgaggggcccctgtgttgaggatcagcgtggcggatgtgttgttacctacctttaccacctgggggcgacccgtcaggaagtccaggatccagttgcagagggagatgttgcGTGTGCGTGCccatgagtgtatgtgtgtgcgtgtgtgtgtgtgtattaaatgATGGCATTATAGACAGTAGTTGGCAGAGAACAGCACTCTGTTATTTGAACTGAAGAATATTCCCAGGTGATTTTATCCTCGACCCTACCCAGTCATGTGGTAATGATTCCCTGTACTGGGCATAACACTCTCATTGAGATGATGACATTCACATTCAGTGGTGCAACTTTGTTGATGAAGGAAATAGAACATTGAACTCATCAATCCATCCACCTTTGGACACGAGCTCTAAATAAAACCAACCATTCATTCTGTTTGGAAAATGATAGGATCATTTCAGGCTATGGACTCCCAACTGAATCAAATagtttttattgtattttactgttgttgttttttaccccCTGCTTTGCTCTactcttctcctcctgtccttAGAAAAGCGACCTCTGGCTTGGGACTGGACACTCCCCTACACCCCACCTCTCCCCTGTCATGGCCAGACCCACCCTGACCAacgactcctctcctcttctcccacgGTCCCTGTCCTCTGACACAGACAATCTCCTGGACTACCCACCAGGTCCAAGCCAACGGTGTTCCCTGGTTAACATAGGGagatcctccacccctccacccagcCATTCCATACTTTGGCACTCCTACGGGGAAAGCTCGAGACAAAATGGGTATGTCGAGCTTAGTTGAATGATCTTGATGTAAGCTCTTGGCTCCTATAAGGAGCGTAATGCCGTTGACAAATGTCCTCCATCTCAGTTGGTTCAGGCCTGACCCTGTCCTGATCCTTGTCTCTATCTCTATGGACAGGTCACGCCCCAGCTCCCAGGGCATGTGGGAGGAGGTCCAACACCGTGTCCGAGGACTCCTTACCACCCCTAGAGCGGTGCACAGACTCGCCCATGTGAGTAAGACACATGCCGCGTTCATCTGCAGTGGGTGCGTTGGAAACCATAACAGCAATCACACCAGCAATTTAACCTTGACAAGATTGAACAGTAACTTAAATTGACCAGTTACTACCGTTTGCTGTCTGCttcattgagcttgcctggcacaatggaaTCAGTAGAATAGTTGTAAAATGGCCAACCCCGCCCAGCTGccactccagacagactagaacaAAAGCTAAAAGTAGAGCCTAGTATTTGACCCCAGGTCTGCAGTCATGCCTGATCCCTACGCTTTGTTTGGAAGCTAATGTTTGGACCACTTGCCTCATCCTCGGCTCGCATCACCCTCATTCCAAAAATAATTTTAGTATTAGCAATTCCCTAAAAGTTTTGTGACGCGTCTGGCTGCCGTAGATAGGGGAATAGACCGGATAGAAATGCAGAATCGATCCATAGGGAACTGGAACTCCAGCAGAATGACAGAAAGTCATATGCAGACTCCactgctccctctccccctgaccctcctctctctctctctctctctctctctctctctctctctctctctctctctctctctctctctctctctcctttctctttggCTATAGTGTGATGTAGTAAGACAGGTCTGTTTTTTATTGTCAATGACAAGATGCTGTATCATAAACCAACTGGGATTAAGCTAGTGATGTGTATTTGTGCGAACTCAGTGCTAATGTATTGGTTGGTCCTCAGGGGGCCACAGACTCCGAGATAGACGAGGTGCTAGCCCGGAGGTCCATCTCCCCTAACCGATGCCCACCCTAGGGAGTCAGTGGGGAACGGCctgggaaggtaagagggaaTAGTCAGATAGCCTCGCTGCACTAACGTGTCACACTGTATTCAAACAAATATCTTCTTCTTACAAACATGAATTACCATGACAGTATTATATCACAATTATGATAACACAGCATGATCCCCGGTATTGATCTGCATTGGTAGTGATCAATATTTGAATACCTTTACATTTCTGTATTGAATGACAGTGGAAGGCCCGTCTAGAAATATTTCAATCAAAGTTGACGTTCCAGggattttgattttgatttaccTGCCTTATTTCCAGGGGTGCCTTTCACTCAACAACTTGAAGCTTTATCTTCTATACCACCAGTGAAGAAGCCAAAGTGTCCGGTTCATTTCAGCATTGATTTCATAATAATGTCATaattcactctgtgtgtgtgtgtgtgtgtgttacggttAGCTGAAATGAAGTATTAAGGCATACGGTGGCTATTGCAGAGAAGTGATTACCAGAATTCAAAGCATCTCATTATATTGACGCTAATGTTATTAGTCATTTTGTATGTTTATTTATGGTATTGAATTGAGGCAGAAACCATAGAAATGCATATCATTATAGTTGTGTTCTGTGGACATGGTCATTTTGTGTGAATAAAACGTTGTGTTATCTAACAAAAACAATCATGAATTTCTCACCCTATATTGAATGTACAGTTTTTGAAAATATAAGCTATGGTACAGTAACATATTGTTACTCTTGGGTGTGTTCAGGAGAGCGAAACCTGCAGATAGAACTGTAACGTGTAGAGCAGCCTGGGTTGCCTATTCTCCATGACAAAGAAGAATATCTGCTCAACACAATGTATATCTATCTGAACGTTGTCATGTCGCACCTTCCTGAATGAGCCTCTGGCCTCTAGCCAGCAAACGGGCTGACTTTGTGGAGTCCTCGGGTGCGTCGGTGGAAAGATGTTAAAGGGGAATTATGGGTAGGTCGATTGTGCTCTTTGTGCTCTAACAACTCTCAGGGGAAATAGCCGGTTAGGTGATTTATATATTACTGCACCGGCTGGCTGCTTCAGGAACATTCTGTTCCATCACTGTACCTTTCTAAGCTATGACAGTTCAATAGCTAGTCTAGAGGATCCGAAACCGCAACCTGTGGTATAATACAGTGACTGCAGTATTTCAAATGGTTTGCGAAGTCGTTCTTGTAGATAAAAGCAAGGCTGTACAGTAAAGGATGCACATCCGATGGTCAGATGCTGGACAGGAAGAAACAAGTAAATGAAAGCAGTAATGTCCACAACTCTAATTCTGCATTCTCAACCATTTCCAAAGCCACTCAAAAAGAGAAACGCCCAAGTTGTATTTTTCTTTATTAGCTTACATCTAGTA
Proteins encoded in this region:
- the LOC129865778 gene encoding spermatogenesis-associated protein 6-like, with the translated sequence MSRKAMKVVVDLQFRAVSCPGVHLPAKDDIYLSVCFMSQYRKSECLPPVFPLLFREKMRFEKVFHYAVDPGDVAEMLEYETVKVELVQLIPPVGEALACFEEDARHFLFPEPKLVPSFSGVDREVLMTRSISFPGIAPRLEFSTRTTISECSANAEVNSTHLRSPMRTVVPKKRTKRSRKGHRRGDWDGARRAPVMPRSRSLSPCKASQMDGCHGNMGRLAQLSLGSSWDIDEEFLPRHKSDLWLGTGHSPTPHLSPVMARPTLTNDSSPLLPRSLSSDTDNLLDYPPGPSQRCSLVNIGRSSTPPPSHSILWHSYGESSRQNGSRPSSQGMWEEVQHRVRGLLTTPRAVHRLAHGATDSEIDEVLARRSISPNRCPP